A window of Amaranthus tricolor cultivar Red isolate AtriRed21 chromosome 8, ASM2621246v1, whole genome shotgun sequence genomic DNA:
agatTGTACATTAGAACAATCAGTAGAATAACAAGAACAGATGAATAAGAAGGAGAGAAAGAAGTTCAATATTATTCAATTCattgaaattacaagatatGTGTCTGTTGGTATATATAGACAAAACTTAACAAAGAAAGGAAGTTGGTTACAACTTTAACAACTTTGTAACAACCTAATAACAGAACATTTGTAATAAGATGACAAGAGATAGATTAAAGAATACACGTGCTGAATAAAAGACACTGATGAGCTGTTGAAGTCCTGACTTGATCCTTAGTACAGCTATTGCATAGATCATCTTTGAGGGTGGAAAATACTAGCTAATCCATTACATTATGCACACCCATGCTTACTGTTGCTTCTGATGAAATTCAGTTGAGACCTACCGTGCCATCAACTTATAGTATTATCTTCAGCATTAGTATCTAGAATGAAGAGTTACCATGGAAGAAGAGATTTGGATGATTAAAAAGGAACATAACTTGTGGAGAAACCACCTTAAATGAAAGCTATTGGAGTTAAGTGTATCTAAAAGATCAATTCTAAGATAAATGTATCTATTTTGAACTATAAAGTAAGACTTGTAGTCAAAGGCTATTTTAGCAGTTTGATATCGATCACAATAAGGCATATGCTTATGTTTCAAGGAATGGCACAATTCGAGAGTCTTTGCTCTACCCGTCTCGAATGTATAGAAGGTACATCAAATGAATGTACTGCCAAAGAACcgattcaaccaaaagcttaagctgatggttgaggcccgaggatatgttatatactctaacacgatTCATCACACGAGAGCTCTGTGGggtagaagtgtggatgcaccACAGGCCTTCCTCATATATATCTAGCGCTagatattccactttaaatgagggatgattgagattcgaactcgagacctcttgtcacgttggcttatGATACCATGTCACAGAACCGATTATAAATGTACATTAGAACTGCGCAATGCTAATAGCCCAGTTGTTGTGCTAATCTGTTTTTGTTTGTTGGCTTCTATTTGTTGATATTGTTGATTTCATGTATGTTGTCCAATGTAAGTTGTATGTTGATGCTTTGTTGATTTGATGTCGTTTTGTTGTGCTGACTTGCACCATGTTGGTAAGGGTCCGAGCTAAGTCGCAGCTGGTAACGATGGTTGTTGTCTACAGGGGCAGGTTTATCCCCACGTGTTGTTGTTGTGTATCAATACGCAACAACCCTTTTAACATTATGTTTGCATCCCTTAGATGCATGTATTACATAGGTCTTTAAGGGCCTTTGTTCTGGATTCttcttttgttttagtttttaacCTGGTAAAACTTGTATAGGTTAGTCCTCTTTCTTTTATTGCATTGATTATGACTGCTTTGAGGTGTATATGCCTGGGtttttacaattattaaaaaCCAATGATAATGACGACAACGACCAccgcaataataataataataataataataataataataataataataataataataataataataacaataataataataataataataataataataataataataataataataataataataataataataataataatgaaaaattatctaaatatttttttttgattttcctataatagtTCCAACTTTTAATTAAGCATGAATAATCGCAATTATCCTACCTAGTGTATCCCGCTTATAGAAAAAccatggacagggtctggggagggaaggacggtggcaactcatacccataaaggagatcGCGACCAAAGGAATCCTCCGActccgactcgagaaagataataaAACGTAGCTACACAGAAAAGATAAATggaatgcatataaataaaataaataagtagaaccaactacagaagaaaacaaaaaagaatacaaaactaataataaaagaaacgagagaagcaagatggcaagaacaccCAAATGTAACCTAAGAGGACattagtagtctaaaacatggatatggcgcctccaactacccctatccctaatCAGGCCcttagagaggtttaactcatgtatatcaactcttatttgctcatcccaagttatcttgggtcttcctcgactcctcttaccctctactataatgctttctaccctcctcaccaGGGCGgtgaaagtctttctctgcacatgtccaaaccacctcaatctattttcgcgcatttttccaaGAATAGGGGTTACCCCCTAGTTtttccctaaactcttggttcctaattcgatccatcaatgtgtgcccacacatccacttTAACATACGCATTTctataacttccatcttatgttcaaaaatcttctttacaggccaacattcggtcccatatagcagagcaggtctgattgccgcccgatagaattttcctttaacttgcttgggaattttctatcacatagcaccgcggtggctgctcgccattTGAGctaacccgcttgtatacgatggtttacatctccatcaatctccccatccctttgaatgatcgatcccaaatacttgtatttggtcgtacttttaacaacagcttcatcaatggacacctctagttcacctaccggtgctgtcccactaaagtcacagcgcaaatactcggtcttcatacgactaatgcgcaaccctttaccttctaaagcttcccacCACTCATCCAAGTTGTTAttaacctcctctctagtttctacTACTAGCATTATGTCATCAGCGAATAACATacaccacggtaccgtctcccaaatagatttagaaatctcttccataatgacagtaaaaattAAAGGATTTAGAGTTGATCCCTAATGTAGTCCAACTTTAAACAgaaaaggctctgttatccccaccgggtgtttgaatgttagtcgaaaATCTGTCACACATATCCCGTATAGCCTCAATttacactgaagaaatacctctagccttgaggctatcccatatgacacgtcgtggtatgctatcatatgcTCTCTCTAGGTCAATGAATACCATATGCAGatctttctttcgctccctatatttctccattagtctcctcaaaacatgaattggcTTAATGGTTGACCTTCCTTGCATAAAACCAAATTGGTTTTCTTTAATCACCATTTCTTGTCTAATTCTCCGCTCTAttactctttcccacaatttcattgtgtggcttagaagtttgatatacctctatagttcccgcatacttgcgcatcacttttgtttttaaatagagGCATTATTGTGCTATTCCTCAATTCTTTtggcatcttatgtgtcctcaaaataatattaaagaggttagtcgGCCAACTAATGGCCTCTTCTCCTAAAaccctccacacctcaatcaCGATGTTATTTGGCCCGACTGTCtttgttctccccatcttttGGAGAGCTTCTCTTACTTATCCTGTGGTAATATCACTCGTTGACCCATATTCCAGTGGTCTTTGGACGTCAGAAATTTGATTATCCGTCTCCTTTGGCCCCCTAGACTTATTGAGTAGCTGAGAGAAATACTGTAGCCATCTGgttttgatgtcctcttgtcctccctcatccttgatgtatttcactgcctctaagtcttgccgCTGCCTGGACCTGGTccttgccaacttaaaaatctgcttctccccctctttggtGTCAAGCTTTTGATACAAGTCCTCATAACCACGATTTTTTGCCTCCGTTACCGCTTTCTTTGCCACCcgctttgcttctttatagctcACTCTCTTTTCTATCCTATCCTCATCTTCCATGCATGCTATAAGAtccttaaatctcttgtttttatcctttatcttctttttcaCCTCATCGTTCCACCACCACGACTCTTTGAGCACTTTTGGTTTACCCAACAACACCCCCAAGGTCTCTTTTGCCATTATTCTAATGGTTTTTGCCATGTTCACCCACATTTCATTCGCATCCTCTGACTGACTTGGAAGCccaataaacttatcttgcttGACAGGGTTGTGACCATATCCCCTTTGAGTCTCCCCCACATGATCTTTCCCTAGGACCCGACC
This region includes:
- the LOC130821601 gene encoding uncharacterized protein LOC130821601, with product MRTIPEDEKVFLGGAFDGHIGRDAGNYNSVHGGFGLGARNESGGNLLEDAHPTQAFSTGFQDEEENRREEGRVLGKDHVGETQRGYGHNPVKQDKFIGLPSQSEDANEMWVNMAKTIRIMAKETLGVLLGKPKVLKESWWWNDEVKKKIKDKNKRFKDLIACMEDEDRIEKRVSYKEAKRVAKKAVTEAKNRGYEDLYQKLDTKEGEKQIFKLARTRFSTNIQTPGGDNRAFSV